The proteins below are encoded in one region of Thermothelomyces thermophilus ATCC 42464 chromosome 1, complete sequence:
- a CDS encoding histone acetyltransferase subunit 3-like protein (1| histone acetyltransferase subunit 3 [Glomerella graminicola M1. 001] Contains conserved domain: pfam10198, Ada3, Histone acetyltransferases subunit 3) produces MAPSSSQKGTGKKGGAGAIRQQQHQQQHQQRSRNTTPGPAPPSASLPPFETVETETIELRFDVFRDLTFEDMVDPAASSSLIPDSKSLDGLLTRLQRLGDVIEKRSTYCDRGMRLLAQNRRQRMDDLALERDREEERRQREAEDGERERKSNKKKRKGTDTLTPHGGNTERSSPLRESTGKARKLSREDSASSSLSPVAPGTPGNMDVDDKAKAEANDSDSDSSSDDGRPPPPARPQANTFGDDPSTFPDPTVYEILPVKPGMSEEEIKKIYSVASYPKSDLSHLIAGDPPDKDFSNAKPSNQISFSTFNSYIEPYFRPFTEEDLAFLRERGDRVTPFIMPKRGKRHYTEIWAEEDGGMALDSSPPGKLPPNQPRGNIENMDDEVAETDKLSVGPLLARLLQAMRPENRAPPADDKQQGNANGVNGEADNNANGIATFDFSSGDNQPAGQTNGANGVNGASSQPANPDQPPQPQTLPPATFMPESNSDSWKKATHPKLDYTQVDERIKQELRHIGFLPLPPHQDPSNPAGANSSASASNPGGAPSNSNASAASAAAGTIQPDPASQAEYDGHYDDEVAARLRLLQARLREQALLNGARKARLTELVKERMAYQEYQTILEDLDSQVQAAYLKRTRTMGKKLKKARPGQSAAAAAAAAAAAAAASGPVARPGIGDLTRTLMERRRRWIESIGTVFDDESVAKVPRVQDGDTSIFKPAVMAELLKREREAWDEEVEEE; encoded by the exons ATGGCTCCGTCATCGAGCCAGAAGGGAACAGGGAAGAAGGGAGGCGCCGGCGCAAtccgccagcagcagcaccagcagcagcaccagcagcggAGCCGCAACACCACTCCCGGCCCCGCGCCCCCGTCCGCCAGTCTCCCGCCCTTCGAGACCGTCGAGACCGAGACGATCGAGCTGCGCTTCGATGTCTTCCGCGACCTGACCTTCGAGGACATGGTGGATCCCGCCGCCTCTAGTTCGCTGATCCCGGACTCCAAAAGCCTCGACGGTCTCCTCACCCGACTACAACGGCTCGGCGATGTCATAGAGAAGAGAAGCACCTACTGCGACCGCGGAATGAGGCTGCTCGCCCAGAACCGGCGCCAGCGCATGGACGATCTGGCCCTGGAGCGGGACAGGGAAGAGGAGAGGAGGCAGCGCGAAGCCGAAGATGGGGAGCGCGAGCGAAAATCAAACAAGAAGAAGCGCAAGGGCACAGACACCTTGACACCCCATGGCGGAAATACCG AGCGCTCATCTCCCCTCCGCGAATCGACGGGAAAAGCTAGGAAACTATCTCGCGAAGACTCGGCTAGCTCGTCCCTCTCTCCCGTTGCGCCAGGAACACCGGGCAACATGGACGttgacgacaaagccaaggCCGAGGCGAACGACTCCGACTCCGACTCGAGTTCCGACGATGgccgtccgccgccgccagcgcgGCCGCAGGCCAACACATTCGGCGATGACCCGTCCACGTTCCCCGACCCGACCGTCTACGAAATCCTACCGGTGAAACCTGGCATGTCCGAGGAGGAGATCAAGAAGATATACTCCGTCGCCAGCTACCCCAAGAGCGATCTCTCGCACCTCATCGCTGGCGATCCGCCAGACAAGGACTTTAGCAACGCCAAGCCCAGCAATCAGATCAGCTTTAGCACCTTCAATAGCTACATCGAGCCATACTTTCGCCCCTTTACGGAAGAAGACCTCGCGTTTCTCCGCGAGCGAGGCGACCGCGTGACGCCCTTCATCATGCCGAAACGGGGGAAGAGGCACTACACCGAGATTtgggccgaggaggacggcGGCATGGCTCTCGactcgtcgccgccgggaAAGCTGCCCCCGAACCAACCGCGAGGCAACATCGAGAACATGGACGACGAAGTGGCCGAGACGGATAAGCTCTCGGTAGGCCCGCTCCTCGCGCGGCTTCTGCAGGCCATGCGGCCTGAGAACCGCGCACCGCCCGCCGACGACAAGCAGCAGGGCAACGCCAACGGCGTGAACGGCGAAGCCGACAACAACGCGAACGGCATCGCGACCTTCGACTTTAGCTCGGGTGATAACCAACCGGCAGGCCAGACCAACGGCGCCAACGGCGTCAACGGCGCTTCTTCCCAACCCGCTAACCCAGATCAACCCCCACAACCACAGACTCTCCCCCCTGCGACCTTCATGCCCGAATCCAACTCGGATTCCTGGAAGAAGGCGACCCACCCGAAACTCGACTACACCCAGGTCGACGAGCGCATCAAGCAGGAGCTCCGCCACATCGGCTTCCTCCCGCTGCCCCCGCACCAAGACCCCTCCAACCCCGCCGGCGCCAACTcgtccgcctcggcctccaACCCCGGGGGAGCACCTTCCAACAGCaacgcctccgccgcctccgccgcggccggcACCATCCAGCCGGATCCGGCATCTCAGGCCGAATACGACGGCCACTACGACGACGAGGTTGCCGCCCGCTTGCGCCTGCTCCAGGCCCGCCTGCGCGAGCAGGCCCTCCTCAACGGCGCGCGCAAGGCCCGCCTGACGGAGCTCGTCAAGGAGCGCATGGCGTACCAGGAGTACCAGACCATCCTCGAGGACCTCGACTCGCAGGTGCAGGCCGCCTACCTCAAGCGCACGCGCACCATGGGcaagaagctcaagaaggcGCGCCCGGGCCagtcggccgccgccgccgccgccgccgccgccgctgccgctgccgcctcgGGCCCCGTCGCCCGGCCCGGCATCGGCGACCTCACGCGGACGCTGAtggagcgccgccgccgctggatCGAGAGCATCGGCACCGTCTTTGACGACGAGTCGGTGGCCAAGGTCCCCAGGGTCCAGGACGGCGATACCTCCATCTTCAAGCCCGCCGTGATGGCCGAGCTGCTGAAGCGGGAGAGGGAGGCGTGGGACGAAGAGGTTGAGGAGGAGTga